A window from Saccharomyces cerevisiae S288C chromosome XIII, complete sequence encodes these proteins:
- the CSM3 gene encoding Csm3p (Subunit of a replication-pausing checkpoint complex; the replication fork protection complex (Tof1p-Mrc1p-Csm3p) acts at stalled replication forks and is required for rapid replication fork progression, replisome stabilization under stress, mediating DNA replication checkpoint signaling and promoting sister chromatid cohesion after DNA damage, facilitating gap repair of damaged DNA; required for accurate chromosome segregation during meiosis; forms nuclear foci upon DNA replication stress), whose amino-acid sequence MDQDFDSLLLGFNDSDSVQKDPTVPNGLDGSVVDPTIADPTAITARKRRPQVKLTAEKLLSDKGLPYVLKNAHKRIRISSKKNSYDNLSNIIQFYQLWAHELFPKAKFKDFMKICQTVGKTDPVLREYRVSLFRDEMGMSFDVGTRETGQDLERQSPMVEEHVTSAEERPIVADSFAQDKRNVNNVDYDNDEDDDIYHLSYRNRRGRVLDERGNNETVLNNVVPPKEDLDALLKTFRVQGPVGLEENEKKLLLGWLDAHRKMEKGSMTEEDVQLIQSLEEWEMNDIEGQHTHYDLLPGGDEFGVDQDELDAMKEMGF is encoded by the coding sequence ATGGATCAAGATTTTGACAGTTTATTACTAGGTTTCAATGACTCCGATAGTGTCCAAAAAGACCCAACTGTACCAAATGGCTTGGATGGTTCAGTAGTTGATCCTACCATTGCGGATCCAACCGCAATTACAGCTAGAAAGAGAAGGCCTCAAGTAAAATTAACAGCCGAAAAACTACTCAGTGATAAAGGTTTACCatatgttttgaaaaatgcacATAAAAGGATACGAATttcctcaaaaaaaaactcatATGACAACTTATCAAATATTATTCAGTTTTACCAGCTTTGGGCACATGAATTGTTTCCCAAGGCAAAATTTAAGGATTTTATGAAGATCTGTCAAACAGTAGGTAAAACAGATCCAGTTCTTAGAGAATATAGAGTCAGCCTTTTTAGGGACGAGATGGGCATGAGTTTCGATGTTGGCACACGGGAGACTGGGCAAGACCTGGAAAGACAATCACCTATGGTTGAAGAACATGTCACTTCCGCGGAAGAGAGGCCTATTGTCGCAGATAGTTTTGCGCAAGACAAAAGGAATGTAAACAATGTCGATTACGATAAtgacgaagatgacgatATCTATCACCTTTCTTATCGCAACAGAAGAGGACGAGTTTTGGACGAACGTGGGAATAATGAAACGGTACTTAACAACGTTGTGCCGCCTAAGGAAGATTTGGATGCATTATTGAAGACATTCAGGGTACAAGGGCCCGTTGGccttgaagaaaatgagaagAAGCTCTTATTAGGATGGCTAGATGCGCATagaaaaatggaaaaaggCTCTATGACTGAAGAAGACGTTCAACTGATTCAAAGTTTGGAAGAGTGGGAAATGAATGATATAGAGGGACAACATACTCATTATGATTTATTGCCAGGGGGAGATGAGTTTGGCGTAGATCAAGATGAGTTGGATGCTATGAAGGAAATGGGCTTTTAG